A DNA window from Heterodontus francisci isolate sHetFra1 chromosome 49, sHetFra1.hap1, whole genome shotgun sequence contains the following coding sequences:
- the LOC137358291 gene encoding tubulin alpha-3 chain-like isoform X1, with protein MPSDKSIGGGDDSFNTFFSETGAGKHVPRAVFIDLEPTVVDEVRTGTYRQLFHPEQLISGKEDAANNYARGHCSVGKEIVDLVLDRVRKVADLCTGLQGFLIFHSFGGGTGSGFTSLLMERLSVDYGKKSKLEFSVYPAPQISTAVVEPYNSVLVTHCTLEHSDCAFMVDNEAIYDVCRRNLDIERPTYTNLNRLIAQVVSSITASLRFDGALNVDLTEFQTNLVPYPRIHFPLATFAPLISAEKAYHEQLTVAEITNSCFEPANQLVKCDPRQGKYMACCMLYRGDVVPKDVNASIATIKSKRSIQFVDWCPTGFKVGINYQPPTVVPGGDLAKVQRALCMLSNTTAIAFAWTRLNLKFDKMYAKRAFVHWYVGEGLEEGEFQDAREDLASLEKDYEEVGVDSSYLDRRKLR; from the exons ATGCCCAGTGACAAGAGCATCGGAGGTGGCGATGATTCcttcaacactttcttcagtgagaCGGGGGCGGGCAAACACGTTCCCCGAGCCGTGTTTATAGATCTGGAGCCCACTGTGGTTG ATGAGGTCCGTACCGGCACCTACCGACAACTCTTTCACCCCGAGCAGCTCATCAGCGGCAAGGAGGATGCGGCTAATAACTATGCACGGGGCCATTGTTCCGTCGGCAAGGAGATTGTGGATCTGGTCCTGGACCGTGTACGGAAGGTG GCTGATCTGTGTACAGGACTGCAGGGTTTCCTCATCTTCCACAGTTTCGGGGGTGGGACCGGCTCAGGCTTTACTTccctcctgatggagagactctccgTCGACTACGGCAAGAAATCCAAACTGGAGTTTTCCGTTTACCCCGCGCCGCAGATTTCCACCGCGGTGGTCGAGCCGTACAACTCCGTACTCGTCACCCACTGCACCCTCGAGCACTCTGACTGCGCCTTCATGGTGGACAATGAGGCCATTTACGACGTCTGCCGGCGTAACCTTGACATTGAGCGACCGACCTACACCAACCTCAACCGTCTCATTGCACAAGTAGTGTCGTCCATCACGGCGTCGCTGCGGTTCGACGGTGCCCTCAACGTGGACCTGACTGAGTTCCAAACCAACCTGGTCCCCTATCCCCGAATTCACTTCCCTCTGGCCACCTTTGCGCCCCTTATATCGGCCGAGAAGGCTTACCACGAGCAACTCACGGTGGCGGAGATCACCAACTCATGCTTTGAGCCAGCCAACCAGCTGGTGAAGTGCGACCCCCGCCAGGGCAAGTACATGGCGTGCTGCATGCTGTACCGAGGAGACGTGGTGCCCAAGGATGTCAACGCCTCCATCGCCACCATCAAGAGCAAGCGCTCGATCCAGTTTGTTGATTGGTGCCCGACTGGGTTCAAG GTTGGCATTAACTACCAGCCGCCGACGGTGGTGCCAGGGGGCGACCTGGCAAAGGTGCAGCGAGCCCTCTGTATGCTGAGCAACACCACCGCCATTGCTTTCGCTTGGACCCGCCTCAACCTCAAATTCGATAAGATGTACGCCAAGCGGGCCTTTGTGCACTGGTACGTCGGGGAGGGCCTGGAGGAAGGGGAGTTCCAGGACGCACGGGAGGACCTGGCCTCACTCGAGAAGGATTACGAAGAGGTGGGCGTCGATTCATCCTATCTGGACAGAagg AAATTGAGATGA
- the LOC137358291 gene encoding tubulin alpha-3 chain-like isoform X2, producing the protein MPSDKSIGGGDDSFNTFFSETGAGKHVPRAVFIDLEPTVVDEVRTGTYRQLFHPEQLISGKEDAANNYARGHCSVGKEIVDLVLDRVRKVADLCTGLQGFLIFHSFGGGTGSGFTSLLMERLSVDYGKKSKLEFSVYPAPQISTAVVEPYNSVLVTHCTLEHSDCAFMVDNEAIYDVCRRNLDIERPTYTNLNRLIAQVVSSITASLRFDGALNVDLTEFQTNLVPYPRIHFPLATFAPLISAEKAYHEQLTVAEITNSCFEPANQLVKCDPRQGKYMACCMLYRGDVVPKDVNASIATIKSKRSIQFVDWCPTGFKVGINYQPPTVVPGGDLAKVQRALCMLSNTTAIAFAWTRLNLKFDKMYAKRAFVHWYVGEGLEEGEFQDAREDLASLEKDYEEVGVDSSYLDRRAEEEEE; encoded by the exons ATGCCCAGTGACAAGAGCATCGGAGGTGGCGATGATTCcttcaacactttcttcagtgagaCGGGGGCGGGCAAACACGTTCCCCGAGCCGTGTTTATAGATCTGGAGCCCACTGTGGTTG ATGAGGTCCGTACCGGCACCTACCGACAACTCTTTCACCCCGAGCAGCTCATCAGCGGCAAGGAGGATGCGGCTAATAACTATGCACGGGGCCATTGTTCCGTCGGCAAGGAGATTGTGGATCTGGTCCTGGACCGTGTACGGAAGGTG GCTGATCTGTGTACAGGACTGCAGGGTTTCCTCATCTTCCACAGTTTCGGGGGTGGGACCGGCTCAGGCTTTACTTccctcctgatggagagactctccgTCGACTACGGCAAGAAATCCAAACTGGAGTTTTCCGTTTACCCCGCGCCGCAGATTTCCACCGCGGTGGTCGAGCCGTACAACTCCGTACTCGTCACCCACTGCACCCTCGAGCACTCTGACTGCGCCTTCATGGTGGACAATGAGGCCATTTACGACGTCTGCCGGCGTAACCTTGACATTGAGCGACCGACCTACACCAACCTCAACCGTCTCATTGCACAAGTAGTGTCGTCCATCACGGCGTCGCTGCGGTTCGACGGTGCCCTCAACGTGGACCTGACTGAGTTCCAAACCAACCTGGTCCCCTATCCCCGAATTCACTTCCCTCTGGCCACCTTTGCGCCCCTTATATCGGCCGAGAAGGCTTACCACGAGCAACTCACGGTGGCGGAGATCACCAACTCATGCTTTGAGCCAGCCAACCAGCTGGTGAAGTGCGACCCCCGCCAGGGCAAGTACATGGCGTGCTGCATGCTGTACCGAGGAGACGTGGTGCCCAAGGATGTCAACGCCTCCATCGCCACCATCAAGAGCAAGCGCTCGATCCAGTTTGTTGATTGGTGCCCGACTGGGTTCAAG GTTGGCATTAACTACCAGCCGCCGACGGTGGTGCCAGGGGGCGACCTGGCAAAGGTGCAGCGAGCCCTCTGTATGCTGAGCAACACCACCGCCATTGCTTTCGCTTGGACCCGCCTCAACCTCAAATTCGATAAGATGTACGCCAAGCGGGCCTTTGTGCACTGGTACGTCGGGGAGGGCCTGGAGGAAGGGGAGTTCCAGGACGCACGGGAGGACCTGGCCTCACTCGAGAAGGATTACGAAGAGGTGGGCGTCGATTCATCCTATCTGGACAGAagggcagaggaggaggaagaataa
- the LOC137358289 gene encoding tubulin alpha-1 chain-like, whose amino-acid sequence MPSDQSIGGGDDSFNTFFSETGAGKHVPRAVFIDLEPTVVDEVRTGTYRQLFHPEQLITGKEDAANNYARGHCSIGKEIVDLVLDRIRKLADQCTGLQGFLIFHSFGGGTGSGFTSLLMERLSVDYGKKSKLEFSVYPAPQISTAVVEPYNAVLVTHCTLEHSDCAFMVDNEAIYDICRRNLDIERPTYTNLNRLIGQVVSSITASLRFDGALNVDLTEFQTNLVPYPRIHFPLVTFAPTISAEKAYHEQLSVAQITNACFEPANQMVKCDPRQGKYMACCMLYRGDVVPKDVNASIATIKSKRSIQFVDWCPTGFKVGINYQPPTVVPGGDLAKVQRALCMLSNTTAISLAWTRLNLKFDKMYAKRAFVHWYVGEGLEEGEFQDAREDMASLEKDYEEVGIDSSSLDRRAEEEE is encoded by the exons ATGCCCAGTGACCAGAGCATCGGGGGTGGCGATGACTCCTTCAACACATTCTTCAGTGAGACGGGGGCGGGTAAACACGTTCCCCGAGCCGTGTTTATAGATCTGGAGCCCACTGTGGTTG ATGAGGTCCGTACCGGCACCTACCGACAGCTCTTTCACCCCGAGCAGCTCATCACCGGCAAGGAGGATGCGGCTAATAACTATGCACGGGGTCACTGCTCCATCGGCAAAGAGATTGTGGATCTGGTCTTGGATCGCATACGGAAGCTG GCTGACCAGTGTACAGGACTGCAGGGTTTCCTCATCTTCCACAGTTTCGGGGGTGGGACCGGCTCAGGTTTTACTTccctcctgatggagagactctccgTCGACTACGGCAAGAAATCCAAACTGGAGTTTTCCGTTTACCCCGCGCCGCAGATTTCCACCGCGGTGGTCGAGCCGTACAACGCCGTACTCGTCACCCACTGCACCCTCGAGCACTCTGACTGCGCCTTCATGGTGGACAATGAGGCCATTTACGACATATGTCGGCGTAACCTTGACATTGAGCGACCGACCTACACCAACCTCAACCGTCTCATTGGACAGGTAGTGTCATCCATCACGGCGTCGCTGCGGTTCGACGGTGCCCTCAACGTGGACCTGACTGAGTTCCAAACCAACCTGGTCCCCTATCCCCGAATTCACTTCCCACTGGTAACCTTCGCGCCCACTATTTCGGCCGAGAAGGCTTACCACGAGCAACTGTCGGTGGCGCAGATCACCAACGCATGCTTTGAGCCAGCCAACCAGATGGTGAAGTGCGACCCCCGCCAGGGCAAGTACATGGCGTGCTGCATGCTGTACCGAGGAGACGTGGTGCCCAAGGATGTCAACGCCTCCATCGCCACCATCAAGAGCAAGCGCTCGATCCAGTTTGTTGATTGGTGCCCGACTGGGTTCAAG GTTGGCATCAACTACCAGCCCCCGACGGTGGTGCCAGGGGGCGATCTGGCAAAGGTGCAGCGAGCCCTCTGTATGCTGAGCAACACCACCGCCATTTCCTTGGCTTGGACCCGCCTCAACCTCAAATTCGATAAGATGTACGCCAAGCGGGCCTTTGTCCACTGGTACGTGGGGGAGGGCTTGGAGGAAGGGGAGTTCCAGGACGCACGGGAGGACATGGCCTCACTCGAGAAGGATTACGAAGAGGTGGGCATCGATTCTTCCTCGCTGGACAGAAGGGCAGAGGAGGAAGAATAA
- the LOC137358288 gene encoding tubulin alpha-3 chain-like yields the protein MPSDKSIGGGDDSFNTFFSETGAGKHVPRAVFIDLEPTVVDEVRTGTYRQLFHPEQLISGKEDAAKNYARGHCSVGKEIVDLVLDRVRKVADLCTGLQGFLIFHSFGGGTGSGFTSLLMERLSVDYGKKSKLEFSVYPAPQISTAVVEPYNSVLVTHCTLEHSDCAFMVDNEAIYDVCRRNLDIERPTYTNLNRLIAQVVSSITASLRFDGALNVDLTEFQTNLVPYPRIHFPLATFAPLISAEKAYHEQLTVAEITNSCFEPANQLVKCDPRQGKYMACCMLYRGDVVPKDVNASIATIKSKRSIQFVDWCPTGFKVGINYQPPTVVPGGDLAKVQRALCMLSNTTAIAFAWTRLNLKFDKMYAKRAFVHWYVGEGLEEGEFQDAREDLASLEKDYEEVGVDSSYLDRRAEEEEE from the exons ATGCCCAGTGACAAGAGCATCGGAGGTGGCGATGATTCcttcaacactttcttcagtgagaCGGGGGCGGGCAAACACGTTCCCCGAGCCGTGTTTATAGATCTGGAGCCCACTGTGGTTG ATGAGGTCCGTACCGGCACCTACCGACAACTCTTTCACCCCGAGCAGCTCATCAGCGGCAAGGAGGATGCGGCTAAGAACTATGCACGGGGCCATTGTTCCGTCGGCAAGGAGATTGTGGATCTGGTCCTGGACCGTGTACGGAAGGTG GCTGATCTGTGTACAGGACTGCAGGGTTTCCTCATCTTCCACAGTTTCGGGGGTGGGACCGGCTCAGGCTTTACTTccctcctgatggagagactctccgTCGACTACGGCAAGAAATCCAAACTGGAGTTTTCCGTTTACCCCGCGCCGCAGATTTCCACCGCGGTAGTCGAGCCGTACAACTCCGTACTCGTCACCCACTGCACCCTCGAGCACTCTGACTGCGCCTTCATGGTGGACAATGAGGCCATTTACGACGTCTGCCGGCGTAACCTTGACATTGAGCGACCGACCTACACCAACCTCAACCGTCTCATTGCACAGGTAGTGTCGTCCATCACGGCGTCGCTGCGGTTCGACGGTGCCCTCAACGTGGACCTGACTGAGTTCCAAACCAACCTGGTCCCCTATCCCCGAATTCACTTCCCTCTGGCCACCTTTGCGCCCCTTATATCGGCCGAGAAGGCTTACCACGAGCAACTCACGGTGGCGGAGATCACCAACTCATGCTTTGAGCCAGCCAACCAGCTGGTGAAGTGCGACCCCCGCCAGGGCAAGTACATGGCGTGCTGCATGCTGTACCGAGGAGACGTGGTGCCCAAGGATGTCAACGCCTCCATCGCCACCATCAAGAGCAAGCGCTCGATCCAGTTTGTTGATTGGTGCCCGACTGGGTTCAAG GTTGGCATTAACTACCAGCCGCCGACGGTGGTGCCAGGGGGCGACCTGGCAAAGGTGCAGCGAGCTCTCTGTATGCTGAGCAACACCACCGCCATTGCTTTCGCTTGGACCCGCCTCAACCTCAAATTCGACAAGATGTACGCCAAGCGGGCCTTTGTGCACTGGTACGTCGGGGAGGGCCTGGAGGAAGGGGAGTTCCAGGACGCACGGGAGGACCTGGCCTCACTCGAGAAGGATTACGAAGAGGTGGGCGTCGATTCATCCTATCTGGACAGAagggcagaggaggaggaagaataa
- the LOC137358394 gene encoding tubulin alpha-1 chain-like: MPSDQSIGGGDDSFNTFFSETGAGKHVPRAVFIDLEPTVVDEVRTGTYRQLFHPEQLITGKEDAANNYARGHCSIGKEIVDLVLDRIRKLADQCTGLQGFLIFHSFGGGTGSGFTSLLMERLSVDYGKKSKLEFSVYPAPQISTAVVEPYNAVLVTHCTLEHSDCAFMVDNEAIYDICRRNLDIERPTYTNLNRLIGQVVSSITASLRFDGALNVDLTEFQTNLVPYPRIHFPLVTFAPTISAEKAYHEQLSVAQITNACFEPANQMVKCDPRQGKYMACCMLYRGDVVPKDVNASIATIKSKRSIQFVDWCPTGFKVGINYQPPTVVPGGDLAKVQRALCMLSNTTAISLAWTRLNLKFDKMYAKRAFVHWYVGEGLEEGEFQDAREDMASLEKDYEEVGIDSSSLDRRAEEEE, translated from the exons ATGCCCAGTGACCAGAGCATCGGGGGTGGCGATGATTCCTTCAACACATTCTTCAGTGAGACGGGGGCGGGCAAACACGTTCCCCGAGCCGTGTTTATAGATCTGGAGCCCACTGTGGTTG ATGAGGTCCGTACCGGCACCTACCGACAGCTCTTTCACCCCGAGCAGCTCATCACCGGCAAGGAGGATGCGGCTAATAACTATGCACGGGGTCATTGTTCCATTGGCAAGGAGATTGTGGATCTGGTCTTGGATCGCATACGGAAGCTG GCTGACCAGTGTACAGGACTGCAGGGTTTCCTCATCTTCCACAGTTTCGGGGGTGGGACCGGCTCAGGTTTTACTTccctcctgatggagagactctccgTCGACTACGGCAAGAAATCCAAACTGGAGTTTTCCGTTTACCCCGCGCCGCAGATTTCCACCGCGGTGGTCGAGCCGTACAACGCCGTACTCGTCACCCACTGCACCCTCGAGCACTCTGACTGCGCCTTCATGGTGGACAATGAGGCCATTTACGACATATGTCGGCGTAACCTTGACATTGAGCGACCGACCTACACCAACCTCAACCGTCTCATTGGACAGGTAGTGTCATCCATCACGGCGTCGCTGCGGTTCGACGGTGCCCTCAACGTGGACCTGACTGAGTTCCAAACCAACCTGGTCCCCTATCCCCGAATTCACTTCCCACTGGTAACCTTCGCGCCCACTATTTCGGCCGAGAAGGCTTACCACGAGCAACTGTCGGTGGCGCAGATCACCAACGCATGCTTTGAGCCAGCCAACCAGATGGTGAAGTGCGACCCCCGCCAGGGCAAGTACATGGCGTGCTGCATGCTGTACCGAGGAGACGTGGTGCCCAAGGATGTCAACGCCTCCATCGCCACCATCAAGAGCAAGCGCTCGATCCAGTTTGTTGATTGGTGCCCGACTGGGTTCAAG GTTGGCATCAACTACCAGCCCCCGACGGTGGTACCAGGGGGCGATCTGGCAAAGGTGCAGCGAGCCCTCTGTATGCTGAGCAACACCACCGCCATTTCCTTGGCTTGGACCCGCCTCAACCTCAAATTCGATAAGATGTACGCCAAGCGGGCCTTTGTCCACTGGTACgtgggggaggggttggaggaagggGAGTTCCAGGACGCACGGGAGGACATGGCCTCACTCGAGAAGGATTACGAAGAGGTGGGCATCGATTCTTCCTCGCTGGACAGAAGGGCAGAGGAGGAAGAATAA
- the LOC137358296 gene encoding tubulin alpha-3 chain-like isoform X2: MPSDKSIGGGDDSFNTFFSETGAGKHVPRAVFIDLEPTVVDEVRTGTYRQLFHPEQLISGKEDAAKNYARGHCSVGKEIVDLVLDRVRKVADLCTGLQGFLIFHSFGGGTGSGFTSLLMERLSVDYGKKSKLEFSVYPAPQISTAVVEPYNSVLVTHCTLEHSDCAFMVDNEAIYDVCRRNLDIERPTYTNLNRLIAQVVSSITASLRFDGALNVDLTEFQTNLVPYPRIHFPLATFAPLISAEKAYHEQLTVAEITNSCFEPANQLVKCDPRQGKYMACCMLYRGDVVPKDVNASIATIKSKRSIQFVDWCPTGFKVGINYQPPTVVPGGDLAKVQRALCMLSNTTAIAFAWTRLNLKFDKMYAKRAFVHWYVGEGLEEGEFQDAREDLASLEKDYEEVGVDSSYLDRRAEEEEE, translated from the exons ATGCCCAGTGACAAGAGCATCGGAGGTGGCGATGATTCcttcaacactttcttcagtgagaCGGGGGCGGGCAAACACGTTCCCCGAGCCGTGTTTATAGATCTGGAGCCCACTGTGGTTG ATGAGGTCCGTACCGGCACCTACCGACAACTCTTTCACCCCGAGCAGCTCATCAGCGGCAAGGAGGATGCGGCTAAGAACTATGCACGGGGCCATTGTTCCGTCGGCAAGGAGATTGTGGATCTGGTCCTGGACCGTGTACGGAAGGTG GCTGATCTGTGTACAGGACTGCAGGGTTTCCTCATCTTCCACAGTTTCGGGGGTGGGACCGGCTCAGGCTTTACTTccctcctgatggagagactctccgTCGACTACGGCAAGAAATCCAAACTGGAGTTTTCCGTTTACCCCGCGCCGCAGATTTCCACCGCGGTAGTCGAGCCGTACAACTCCGTACTCGTCACCCACTGCACCCTCGAGCACTCTGACTGCGCCTTCATGGTGGACAATGAGGCCATTTACGACGTCTGCCGGCGTAACCTTGACATTGAGCGACCGACCTACACCAACCTCAACCGTCTCATTGCACAGGTAGTGTCGTCCATCACGGCGTCGCTGCGGTTCGACGGTGCCCTCAACGTGGACCTGACTGAGTTCCAAACCAACCTGGTCCCCTATCCCCGAATTCACTTCCCTCTGGCCACCTTTGCGCCCCTTATATCGGCCGAGAAGGCTTACCACGAGCAACTCACGGTGGCGGAGATCACCAACTCATGCTTTGAGCCAGCCAACCAGCTGGTGAAGTGCGACCCCCGCCAGGGCAAGTACATGGCGTGCTGCATGCTGTACCGAGGAGACGTGGTGCCCAAGGATGTCAACGCCTCCATCGCCACCATCAAGAGCAAGCGCTCGATCCAGTTTGTTGATTGGTGCCCGACTGGGTTCAAG GTTGGCATCAACTACCAGCCGCCGACGGTGGTGCCAGGGGGCGACCTGGCAAAGGTGCAGCGAGCTCTCTGTATGCTGAGCAACACCACCGCCATTGCTTTCGCTTGGACCCGCCTCAACCTCAAATTCGACAAGATGTACGCCAAGCGGGCCTTTGTGCACTGGTACGTCGGGGAGGGCCTGGAGGAAGGGGAGTTCCAGGACGCACGGGAGGACCTGGCCTCACTCGAGAAGGATTACGAAGAGGTGGGCGTCGATTCATCCTATCTGGACAGAagggcagaggaggaggaagaataa
- the LOC137358296 gene encoding tubulin alpha-3 chain-like isoform X1 gives MPSDKSIGGGDDSFNTFFSETGAGKHVPRAVFIDLEPTVVDEVRTGTYRQLFHPEQLISGKEDAAKNYARGHCSVGKEIVDLVLDRVRKVADLCTGLQGFLIFHSFGGGTGSGFTSLLMERLSVDYGKKSKLEFSVYPAPQISTAVVEPYNSVLVTHCTLEHSDCAFMVDNEAIYDVCRRNLDIERPTYTNLNRLIAQVVSSITASLRFDGALNVDLTEFQTNLVPYPRIHFPLATFAPLISAEKAYHEQLTVAEITNSCFEPANQLVKCDPRQGKYMACCMLYRGDVVPKDVNASIATIKSKRSIQFVDWCPTGFKVGINYQPPTVVPGGDLAKVQRALCMLSNTTAIAFAWTRLNLKFDKMYAKRAFVHWYVGEGLEEGEFQDAREDLASLEKDYEEVGVDSSYLDRRKLR, from the exons ATGCCCAGTGACAAGAGCATCGGAGGTGGCGATGATTCcttcaacactttcttcagtgagaCGGGGGCGGGCAAACACGTTCCCCGAGCCGTGTTTATAGATCTGGAGCCCACTGTGGTTG ATGAGGTCCGTACCGGCACCTACCGACAACTCTTTCACCCCGAGCAGCTCATCAGCGGCAAGGAGGATGCGGCTAAGAACTATGCACGGGGCCATTGTTCCGTCGGCAAGGAGATTGTGGATCTGGTCCTGGACCGTGTACGGAAGGTG GCTGATCTGTGTACAGGACTGCAGGGTTTCCTCATCTTCCACAGTTTCGGGGGTGGGACCGGCTCAGGCTTTACTTccctcctgatggagagactctccgTCGACTACGGCAAGAAATCCAAACTGGAGTTTTCCGTTTACCCCGCGCCGCAGATTTCCACCGCGGTAGTCGAGCCGTACAACTCCGTACTCGTCACCCACTGCACCCTCGAGCACTCTGACTGCGCCTTCATGGTGGACAATGAGGCCATTTACGACGTCTGCCGGCGTAACCTTGACATTGAGCGACCGACCTACACCAACCTCAACCGTCTCATTGCACAGGTAGTGTCGTCCATCACGGCGTCGCTGCGGTTCGACGGTGCCCTCAACGTGGACCTGACTGAGTTCCAAACCAACCTGGTCCCCTATCCCCGAATTCACTTCCCTCTGGCCACCTTTGCGCCCCTTATATCGGCCGAGAAGGCTTACCACGAGCAACTCACGGTGGCGGAGATCACCAACTCATGCTTTGAGCCAGCCAACCAGCTGGTGAAGTGCGACCCCCGCCAGGGCAAGTACATGGCGTGCTGCATGCTGTACCGAGGAGACGTGGTGCCCAAGGATGTCAACGCCTCCATCGCCACCATCAAGAGCAAGCGCTCGATCCAGTTTGTTGATTGGTGCCCGACTGGGTTCAAG GTTGGCATCAACTACCAGCCGCCGACGGTGGTGCCAGGGGGCGACCTGGCAAAGGTGCAGCGAGCTCTCTGTATGCTGAGCAACACCACCGCCATTGCTTTCGCTTGGACCCGCCTCAACCTCAAATTCGACAAGATGTACGCCAAGCGGGCCTTTGTGCACTGGTACGTCGGGGAGGGCCTGGAGGAAGGGGAGTTCCAGGACGCACGGGAGGACCTGGCCTCACTCGAGAAGGATTACGAAGAGGTGGGCGTCGATTCATCCTATCTGGACAGAagg AAATTGAGATGA